From the genome of Pseudomonas migulae:
GCATGCTGATCGTCGATGTCCTCGAGGAGTTGGAATTCAAGGTGCTGGAAGCTGACGGGTGCGAACAGGCACTGGAGTTTCTCAACGATGAAGACCAGTACATCGACCTGATGATGACCGACGTCGGGTTGCCGGTGATGGATGGTCGTGAACTGGCCACCCAGGCACGCATGGTTCGTCCCGAGTTGCCGATCCTGTTCGCCAGCGGATATGCCGAAAGCATTGACGTGCCTGAAGGGATGCATGTGATCGGCAAGCCGTTCTCGATTGATCAGTTGCGGGACAAGGTGAAAAGCATTCTCGCGTAACGCCCGGTCTTCGCTGGAGCGGGCTCAGGAAATGCCCTCGGCTGTGGTTTAATTGCACCCCGCTTTTATCCCCTGCCCCGCTTCAAGGAAATCTCCCCGCATGAATCAACCCCGCGCAACCAAAGTCCTGGTCATCGGTTACGTCTGGCCCGAGCCTCGGTCTTCAGCCGCCGGTGGGTATGTGATGCAACTGCTCGGGACTTTCCTGCAACAAGGCTGGGACGTGACATTCAGCAGCCCGGCCGGAGCTGGCGAACATCAGGAAGACCTGACGGTGCTGGGTATCCGTGAAGTGCCGATCGAGCTGAACAACAGCAGCTTCGACACATTCGTCAGCGAGCTGGCACCGGATATCGTGCTGTTCGAACAATTCATGATGGAAGAACAATTCGGCTGGCGCGTCGAAAAGCACTGCCCCGATGCCTTGCGCGTGCTGGGCACCCAGGACTTGCAAAGCCTGCGGCATGCCCGGCATCAACGGCTCAAGGATCGCCTGAAGGCCAGTGACGATGCCAATGACTTCAGCGATCTGTTCGCGCCGGCCTTGCGTGAAGAATTCGAACTGATGGCCGACACCGACCTGGCCAAACGCGAGATCGCGGCGCTGTATCGCTGTGATTTGAACCTGATGATTTCCGAAGTGGAAATCGAACTCCTGGTCGAACAGTTCAACGTTCCGCGCAACCTGTTGCATTGGTGCCCTTTGATGGTCGATCGACCTGACAGCACGCCTGTACCGTTTGAAGATCGATCGCACTTTATCCATATCGGCAACTTCCGCCATGCGCCCAACTGGGATGCGGTGCTCTGGCTGAAAACCACGATCTGGCCGTTGATTCGCGAGCAGTTACCCACGGCTCAATTGCACATCTACGGGGCCTATACGCCGCCAAAAGCAACGGCCTTGCACAATGCGGCCCAGGGTTTCCATGTGATGAACTGGGCGGAAGATGCGTTGCAAGTGATGTCGGCGGCGCGGGTGTGTCTGGCACCGTTGCGTTTCGGTGCGGGGATCAAAGGCAAGATCGTCGATGCGATGATCTGCGGTACGCCGAACGTCACCACCCCTGTCGGCGCTGAAGCCATGCACGGCGAGAGCCCCTGGCCTGGCGCGGTGACCCGCACGGCGCGCGAGTTCGCCGATTGCGCCGTGCAACTTTATAAAGACCAGGCGCAATGGACTCACGCTCAGGCTGTCGGTCTGGCGTTACTGGCCGATCGTTATCAACTGCAAACACACGGCCCGGCCTTGATTGCAAAACTCGAGTATTGCCGACGGCACCTGGCGTCACTAAGAAGGGACAACTTTACCGGCAGCATGTTGCGCCATCACCAGCACAAGA
Proteins encoded in this window:
- a CDS encoding response regulator, whose translation is MSADKSIILVVEDDDIVRMLIVDVLEELEFKVLEADGCEQALEFLNDEDQYIDLMMTDVGLPVMDGRELATQARMVRPELPILFASGYAESIDVPEGMHVIGKPFSIDQLRDKVKSILA
- a CDS encoding glycosyltransferase; its protein translation is MNQPRATKVLVIGYVWPEPRSSAAGGYVMQLLGTFLQQGWDVTFSSPAGAGEHQEDLTVLGIREVPIELNNSSFDTFVSELAPDIVLFEQFMMEEQFGWRVEKHCPDALRVLGTQDLQSLRHARHQRLKDRLKASDDANDFSDLFAPALREEFELMADTDLAKREIAALYRCDLNLMISEVEIELLVEQFNVPRNLLHWCPLMVDRPDSTPVPFEDRSHFIHIGNFRHAPNWDAVLWLKTTIWPLIREQLPTAQLHIYGAYTPPKATALHNAAQGFHVMNWAEDALQVMSAARVCLAPLRFGAGIKGKIVDAMICGTPNVTTPVGAEAMHGESPWPGAVTRTAREFADCAVQLYKDQAQWTHAQAVGLALLADRYQLQTHGPALIAKLEYCRRHLASLRRDNFTGSMLRHHQHKSTQYMSQWIESKNRFKEHN